The genomic window TTCTTCAGCGTGCGGCTGACGGTGAAGCCGGGCGTGCCCTTCTCCACCAGCAGCAGGCTGACGCCGCCGAAGCCATCGCCACCGGTTCGCACCGCCACGGTGTAGTAATCGGCGCGCACGCCGCTGGTGATGAAGGTCTTGCTGCCGCTCACGCGGTAATGGTCGCCGTCGCGCACGGCGCGAGTCTTCAGGCTGGCCACGTCGGAGCCGCCGGACGGCTCGGTGACCGCCAGGGCCATGATCTTCTCGCCGGCCAGCACCTGCGGCGCGATGCGCTCGCGCAACTCGGGGAGGCCCCACTTGATCAACGGTGGCAGGCCGATATCCAGCGAGCCCAGCCCCGCCACCAGCCCGCCGGAGCCGCAGCGCATCAGTTCCTCGCTGGCCGCCACCTTGGCGAACAGGTCGCCCTCGTGGCTGCCGCCCAGCGATTCCGGGTAGCCGATGCCGAGGATGCCGGCCTCGCCCGCCTTGCGGTACAGCTCGCGGGGGAACGCTTCGGCCTCCTCCCAGTCGGCCACGTGGGGCAGGATTTCACGCTCGACGAAGCGCCGCACGCTGTCGCGGACCAGGCGGTGGCTGTCATCGAAGTATTCGGCGAACACGGACATGGCGAGGCTCCAGGCGATTTGCCTGAAAACTTACCGAGCGCTTGCTTGGTTTTCAAGCGGAGACACCCGCCATCGGCTAGGACAGATGCGCCGCCCCGAATCGCTCGCGGTAGGTCGAAGGCGCCACACCTGCCGCACTGCGGAAGGCGTTGCGGAAGCTCTCCACGGTGCCGAAGCCACATTGCTCGGCGATTCGCTCGACGCTCTCGCCGCTGCTTTCCAGCAACTCGCGGGCGCGGGCCATGCGCTCGTGCTGCAGCCACGCCTTGGGCGTCATGCCGGTGGCCTCGCTGAAGCGGCGCAGGAAGGTACGTTCGCTCATCGCCACCCGGCTGGCCAGCTCGCCCACCGAAATCGACCGGTCCAGCCGTTGCCGGGCCCAGTCCAGCAGTCCGGCGAGATCGTGCCGGGGAGCCTTCGCCACCGGCGCTGGGATGAACTGCGCCTGCCCGCCGCCACGTTGCGGCGACATCACCAGGCGCCGTGCAACGGTATTGCCGACCTGCGTGCCGAAATCCCGCGCCACCAGGTGCAGGCAGGCATCGATCCCCGCCGCGCTGCCGGCCGAGGTGATCAGTTGCCCGGCATCGACGTAGAGCACCTGGGCATCGACCTCGATGGCGGGAAAGCGCGCCGCCAGCTCGTGGGTGTAACGCCAATGGGTGGTTGCCCGCCGGCCGTCGAGCAAGCCGGTGGCGGCCAGGACGAAGACCCCGGAGCAGATGGACAGCAGCCGTGCGCCTTGTTCATGGGCCTTGCGCAAGGCCTGCACCAGTTCGGCGGACGGCGCCTCGGCGCGGTCGCGCCAGCCCGGCACGATGATGGTGCCGGCCGTCTCGAGGGCTTCCAGCCCGCCATCGGCCAGGACCTGGATGCCGCCCAGCGCGCGCATCGGCCCTGCGTCGACGGCGACGACACGGTGGCGA from Pseudomonas sp. GCEP-101 includes these protein-coding regions:
- a CDS encoding acyl-CoA dehydrogenase family protein; its protein translation is MSVFAEYFDDSHRLVRDSVRRFVEREILPHVADWEEAEAFPRELYRKAGEAGILGIGYPESLGGSHEGDLFAKVAASEELMRCGSGGLVAGLGSLDIGLPPLIKWGLPELRERIAPQVLAGEKIMALAVTEPSGGSDVASLKTRAVRDGDHYRVSGSKTFITSGVRADYYTVAVRTGGDGFGGVSLLLVEKGTPGFTVSRTLKKMGWWASDTAELFFDDCKVPVENLIGAENMGFACIMANFQSERLALAIMANMTAQLALDEALAWSREREAFGKPIGKFQVLKHRLAEMATQVEVSREFTYRQAAKMAAGKSVIREISMAKNFATDVADRVTYDAVQVLGGMGYMRESLVERLYRDNRILSIGGGTREIMNEIIAKQMGL
- the ftrA gene encoding transcriptional regulator FtrA; translation: MQRDPLDVAVLAYDGLCTFEFGIAVEMFGLPRPEFDFPWYRHRVVAVDAGPMRALGGIQVLADGGLEALETAGTIIVPGWRDRAEAPSAELVQALRKAHEQGARLLSICSGVFVLAATGLLDGRRATTHWRYTHELAARFPAIEVDAQVLYVDAGQLITSAGSAAGIDACLHLVARDFGTQVGNTVARRLVMSPQRGGGQAQFIPAPVAKAPRHDLAGLLDWARQRLDRSISVGELASRVAMSERTFLRRFSEATGMTPKAWLQHERMARARELLESSGESVERIAEQCGFGTVESFRNAFRSAAGVAPSTYRERFGAAHLS